Proteins encoded together in one Antennarius striatus isolate MH-2024 chromosome 13, ASM4005453v1, whole genome shotgun sequence window:
- the LOC137605967 gene encoding disks large homolog 4-like isoform X3 — translation MVAQWERRHLTTRRFQKYRYQDEETPPLEHSPAHLAPGKSAEMLHMSDKNLAAMEAIHGYTPHTHISPVKPVLMSTGHTPMYTSAVSTLGNTPPVVVNTDTLDGSPYVNGTEGEIEYEEITLERGNSGLGFSIAGGTDNPHVGDDPSIFITKIIPGGAAAQDGRLSVNDCILFVNDVDVREVTHSQAVEALKEAGAIVRLYVLRRKPAAEKVTEIKLIKGPKGLGFSIAGGVGNQHIPGDNSIYVTKIIEGGAAHKDGRLQIGDKILAVNNVCLEDVMHEDAVGALKNTAEVVYLRVAKPNNLFLTNSYNPPDLTSTYSHMDTELSHTNYLGSDYPQALTPTSPSRFSPVLHGMMGDDDIPREPRRVLIHRGSTGLGFNIVGGEDGEGIFISFILAGGPADLSGELHKGDQILSVNGVDLRMATHEQAAAALKNAGQTVTIIAQYRPDEYSRFEAKIHDLREQLMNSSMGSGTTTLRSNPKRGFYIRALFDYDKTADCGFLSQALGFRFGDVLHVLDCGDEEWWQARKVSPQNEAEEVGFIPSKHRVERKEWSRINTKERDHGRDSLTTQGRDKTSHSYETVTQVEVHYARPIIILGPVKDRINDDLLSEFPDKFGSCVPHTTRPKREYEVDGRDYHFVSSREQMEKDIQSHRFIEAGQYNSHLYGTSVQSVREVAEQQGKHCILDVSANAVRRLQAAQLHPIAIFVRPKSLENVLEINTRLTEEQARKGMDRALKLEQDFLECFSAVVEGDSFEEVYHKVKTVIEEQSGPYIWIPTRERL, via the exons atggtggcccAGTGGGAACGCCGTcacctcacaacaagaaggtttcag AAGTACAGGTATCAGGATGAGGAGACGCCCCCCTTGGAGCACAGTCCAGCACATCTGGCTCCAGGGAAAAGTGCCGAGATGCTACATATGAGTGACAAGAACCTTGCTGCCATGGAGGCAATACATGgctacacaccacacacacacatctctcctgttAAG CCTGTGTTGATGTCCACAGGACACACTCCGATGTACACGTCTGCTGTTTCCACACTG gGAAATACTCCTCCAGTGGTGGTGAACACTGATACTCTTGATGGATCCCCATAC GTGAATGGGACAGAGGGGGAAATCGAGTATGAGGAGATCACACTGGAGAGA GGTAACTCAGGCCTTGGCTTTAGTATAGCAGGAGGAACAGACAACCCTCATGTGGGCGATGATCccagcatcttcatcaccaAAATCAtaccaggaggagcagcagctcaggaTGGACGGctgag TGTGAATGACTGCATCTTGTTTGTGAATGATGTTGACGTGAGGGAGGTGACACATAGCCAGGCTGTGGAGGCTCTAAAGGAGGCAGGTGCTATAGTTCGCCTCTATGTTCTCCgcagaaaaccagcagcagaAAAAGTCACAGAAATCAAACTCATCAAAGGGCCTAAAG GTTTAGGTTTCAGCATTGCAGGAGGGGTTGGAAACCAGCACATACCTGGAGATAACAGCATCTATGTCACCAAGATCATTGAAGGAGGTGCAGCTCATAAAGATGGGCGCCTGCAGATTGGGGACAAGATATTAGCG gtgaacaaTGTGTGTCTGGAAGATGTGATGCATGAGGATGCGGTGGGGGCTCTGAAGAACACAGCCGAAGTGGTGTACCTCAGGGTGGCCAAGCCAAACAACCTGTTCCTGACCAACTCTTATAACCCCCCAGACCTCACCAGCA cgtACTCTCATATGGATACTGAACTCAGCCACACCAACTATCTGGGATCTGATTATCCTCAAGCTCTCACTCCCACTTCACCCAGTCGCTTTTCTCCTGTCCTGCACGGCATGATGGGAGACGATGACATCCCTAG GGAGCCTCGTAGAGTTCTGATTCACAGAGGCTCCACAGGTCTGGGGTTCAACATTGTtggaggagaagatggagaggggATCTTCATCTCTTTCATCCTGGCAGGGGGGCCAGCTGACCTGAGCGGAGAGCTGCACAAAGGCGACCAGATCCTCAGC GTGAATGGAGTGGACCTACGCATGGCCACACATGAACAGGCTGCTGCAGCGCTGAAGAACGCCGGCCAGACGGTGACCATCATCGCTCAGTACAGACCTGACG AATACAGTCGTTTTGAGGCCAAGATCCATGACTTGAGGGAACAGCTGATGAACAGCAGCATGGGATCTGGAACCACAACGTTGAGGAGCAACCCAAAGAGAGGCTTCTACATCAG GGCTCTTTTTGACTATGACAAGACTGCAGACTGTGGCTTCCTCAGTCAGGCACTGGGCTTCAGGTTTGGTGATGTGCTGCATGTGTTGGACTGCGGGGATGAGGAGTGGTGGCAGGCCCGTAAGGTCAGCCCCCAGAATGAAGCTGAGGAGGTCGGCTTCATCCCTAGCAAGCACAG AGTGGAAAGAAAAGAGTGGTCTCGCATTAACACCAAGGAGAGG GACCATGGTCGAGACAGCTTGACCACTCAAG GGAGGGATAAAACCTCACACAGTTATGAGACAGTCACCCAAGTGGAAG TTCATTATGCGAGACCCATCATCATTCTGGGACCCGTAAAAGACAGGATAAATGATGACCTGTTGTCTGAGTTCCCTGATAAGTTTGGATCTTGTGTCCCAC ACACCACGCGGCCCAAGAGGGAGTATGAGGTGGATGGACGGGACTATCACTTTGTGTCATCCAGGGAGCAAATGGAAAAGGACATTCAGAGCCATCGGTTCATCGAGGCGGGTCAGTACAACAGCCACCTGTATGGCACCAGTGTCCAGAGTGTCCGTGAGGTGGCTgagcag CAAGGGAAGCACTGCATCCTGGATGTATCAGCCAATGCGGTGCGTAGACTACAAGCAGCTCAGCTTCACCCTATAGCCATCTTTGTCCGGCCCAAGTCGCTGGAGAATGTCTT AGAGATCAACACGCGTCTCACGGAAGAGCAGGCCAGGAAAGGGATGGACCGAGCCCTGAAACTTGAACAAGACTTCCTAGAGTGTTTCtcag CTGTTGTGGAAGGAGACAGCTTTGAAGAGGTCTACCACAAAGTAAAGACAGTGATCGAGGAGCAATCGGGGCCTTACATCTGGATCCCCACCCGGGAGAGGCTGTGA
- the LOC137605967 gene encoding disks large homolog 4-like isoform X5: MVAQWERRHLTTRRFQKYRYQDEETPPLEHSPAHLAPGKSAEMLHMSDKNLAAMEAIHGYTPHTHISPVKGNTPPVVVNTDTLDGSPYVNGTEGEIEYEEITLERGNSGLGFSIAGGTDNPHVGDDPSIFITKIIPGGAAAQDGRLSVNDCILFVNDVDVREVTHSQAVEALKEAGAIVRLYVLRRKPAAEKVTEIKLIKGPKGLGFSIAGGVGNQHIPGDNSIYVTKIIEGGAAHKDGRLQIGDKILAVNNVCLEDVMHEDAVGALKNTAEVVYLRVAKPNNLFLTNSYNPPDLTSTYSHMDTELSHTNYLGSDYPQALTPTSPSRFSPVLHGMMGDDDIPREPRRVLIHRGSTGLGFNIVGGEDGEGIFISFILAGGPADLSGELHKGDQILSVNGVDLRMATHEQAAAALKNAGQTVTIIAQYRPDEYSRFEAKIHDLREQLMNSSMGSGTTTLRSNPKRGFYIRALFDYDKTADCGFLSQALGFRFGDVLHVLDCGDEEWWQARKVSPQNEAEEVGFIPSKHRSDTLVERKEWSRINTKERDHGRDSLTTQGRDKTSHSYETVTQVEVHYARPIIILGPVKDRINDDLLSEFPDKFGSCVPHTTRPKREYEVDGRDYHFVSSREQMEKDIQSHRFIEAGQYNSHLYGTSVQSVREVAEQQGKHCILDVSANAVRRLQAAQLHPIAIFVRPKSLENVLEINTRLTEEQARKGMDRALKLEQDFLECFSAVVEGDSFEEVYHKVKTVIEEQSGPYIWIPTRERL; this comes from the exons atggtggcccAGTGGGAACGCCGTcacctcacaacaagaaggtttcag AAGTACAGGTATCAGGATGAGGAGACGCCCCCCTTGGAGCACAGTCCAGCACATCTGGCTCCAGGGAAAAGTGCCGAGATGCTACATATGAGTGACAAGAACCTTGCTGCCATGGAGGCAATACATGgctacacaccacacacacacatctctcctgttAAG gGAAATACTCCTCCAGTGGTGGTGAACACTGATACTCTTGATGGATCCCCATAC GTGAATGGGACAGAGGGGGAAATCGAGTATGAGGAGATCACACTGGAGAGA GGTAACTCAGGCCTTGGCTTTAGTATAGCAGGAGGAACAGACAACCCTCATGTGGGCGATGATCccagcatcttcatcaccaAAATCAtaccaggaggagcagcagctcaggaTGGACGGctgag TGTGAATGACTGCATCTTGTTTGTGAATGATGTTGACGTGAGGGAGGTGACACATAGCCAGGCTGTGGAGGCTCTAAAGGAGGCAGGTGCTATAGTTCGCCTCTATGTTCTCCgcagaaaaccagcagcagaAAAAGTCACAGAAATCAAACTCATCAAAGGGCCTAAAG GTTTAGGTTTCAGCATTGCAGGAGGGGTTGGAAACCAGCACATACCTGGAGATAACAGCATCTATGTCACCAAGATCATTGAAGGAGGTGCAGCTCATAAAGATGGGCGCCTGCAGATTGGGGACAAGATATTAGCG gtgaacaaTGTGTGTCTGGAAGATGTGATGCATGAGGATGCGGTGGGGGCTCTGAAGAACACAGCCGAAGTGGTGTACCTCAGGGTGGCCAAGCCAAACAACCTGTTCCTGACCAACTCTTATAACCCCCCAGACCTCACCAGCA cgtACTCTCATATGGATACTGAACTCAGCCACACCAACTATCTGGGATCTGATTATCCTCAAGCTCTCACTCCCACTTCACCCAGTCGCTTTTCTCCTGTCCTGCACGGCATGATGGGAGACGATGACATCCCTAG GGAGCCTCGTAGAGTTCTGATTCACAGAGGCTCCACAGGTCTGGGGTTCAACATTGTtggaggagaagatggagaggggATCTTCATCTCTTTCATCCTGGCAGGGGGGCCAGCTGACCTGAGCGGAGAGCTGCACAAAGGCGACCAGATCCTCAGC GTGAATGGAGTGGACCTACGCATGGCCACACATGAACAGGCTGCTGCAGCGCTGAAGAACGCCGGCCAGACGGTGACCATCATCGCTCAGTACAGACCTGACG AATACAGTCGTTTTGAGGCCAAGATCCATGACTTGAGGGAACAGCTGATGAACAGCAGCATGGGATCTGGAACCACAACGTTGAGGAGCAACCCAAAGAGAGGCTTCTACATCAG GGCTCTTTTTGACTATGACAAGACTGCAGACTGTGGCTTCCTCAGTCAGGCACTGGGCTTCAGGTTTGGTGATGTGCTGCATGTGTTGGACTGCGGGGATGAGGAGTGGTGGCAGGCCCGTAAGGTCAGCCCCCAGAATGAAGCTGAGGAGGTCGGCTTCATCCCTAGCAAGCACAGGTCAGACACACT AGTGGAAAGAAAAGAGTGGTCTCGCATTAACACCAAGGAGAGG GACCATGGTCGAGACAGCTTGACCACTCAAG GGAGGGATAAAACCTCACACAGTTATGAGACAGTCACCCAAGTGGAAG TTCATTATGCGAGACCCATCATCATTCTGGGACCCGTAAAAGACAGGATAAATGATGACCTGTTGTCTGAGTTCCCTGATAAGTTTGGATCTTGTGTCCCAC ACACCACGCGGCCCAAGAGGGAGTATGAGGTGGATGGACGGGACTATCACTTTGTGTCATCCAGGGAGCAAATGGAAAAGGACATTCAGAGCCATCGGTTCATCGAGGCGGGTCAGTACAACAGCCACCTGTATGGCACCAGTGTCCAGAGTGTCCGTGAGGTGGCTgagcag CAAGGGAAGCACTGCATCCTGGATGTATCAGCCAATGCGGTGCGTAGACTACAAGCAGCTCAGCTTCACCCTATAGCCATCTTTGTCCGGCCCAAGTCGCTGGAGAATGTCTT AGAGATCAACACGCGTCTCACGGAAGAGCAGGCCAGGAAAGGGATGGACCGAGCCCTGAAACTTGAACAAGACTTCCTAGAGTGTTTCtcag CTGTTGTGGAAGGAGACAGCTTTGAAGAGGTCTACCACAAAGTAAAGACAGTGATCGAGGAGCAATCGGGGCCTTACATCTGGATCCCCACCCGGGAGAGGCTGTGA
- the LOC137605967 gene encoding disks large homolog 4-like isoform X1, translated as MVAQWERRHLTTRRFQKYRYQDEETPPLEHSPAHLAPGKSAEMLHMSDKNLAAMEAIHGYTPHTHISPVKPVLMSTGHTPMYTSAVSTLGNTPPVVVNTDTLDGSPYVNGTEGEIEYEEITLERGNSGLGFSIAGGTDNPHVGDDPSIFITKIIPGGAAAQDGRLSVNDCILFVNDVDVREVTHSQAVEALKEAGAIVRLYVLRRKPAAEKVTEIKLIKGPKGLGFSIAGGVGNQHIPGDNSIYVTKIIEGGAAHKDGRLQIGDKILAVNNVCLEDVMHEDAVGALKNTAEVVYLRVAKPNNLFLTNSYNPPDLTSTYSHMDTELSHTNYLGSDYPQALTPTSPSRFSPVLHGMMGDDDIPREPRRVLIHRGSTGLGFNIVGGEDGEGIFISFILAGGPADLSGELHKGDQILSVNGVDLRMATHEQAAAALKNAGQTVTIIAQYRPDEYSRFEAKIHDLREQLMNSSMGSGTTTLRSNPKRGFYIRALFDYDKTADCGFLSQALGFRFGDVLHVLDCGDEEWWQARKVSPQNEAEEVGFIPSKHRSDTLVERKEWSRINTKERDHGRDSLTTQGRDKTSHSYETVTQVEVHYARPIIILGPVKDRINDDLLSEFPDKFGSCVPHTTRPKREYEVDGRDYHFVSSREQMEKDIQSHRFIEAGQYNSHLYGTSVQSVREVAEQQGKHCILDVSANAVRRLQAAQLHPIAIFVRPKSLENVLEINTRLTEEQARKGMDRALKLEQDFLECFSAVVEGDSFEEVYHKVKTVIEEQSGPYIWIPTRERL; from the exons atggtggcccAGTGGGAACGCCGTcacctcacaacaagaaggtttcag AAGTACAGGTATCAGGATGAGGAGACGCCCCCCTTGGAGCACAGTCCAGCACATCTGGCTCCAGGGAAAAGTGCCGAGATGCTACATATGAGTGACAAGAACCTTGCTGCCATGGAGGCAATACATGgctacacaccacacacacacatctctcctgttAAG CCTGTGTTGATGTCCACAGGACACACTCCGATGTACACGTCTGCTGTTTCCACACTG gGAAATACTCCTCCAGTGGTGGTGAACACTGATACTCTTGATGGATCCCCATAC GTGAATGGGACAGAGGGGGAAATCGAGTATGAGGAGATCACACTGGAGAGA GGTAACTCAGGCCTTGGCTTTAGTATAGCAGGAGGAACAGACAACCCTCATGTGGGCGATGATCccagcatcttcatcaccaAAATCAtaccaggaggagcagcagctcaggaTGGACGGctgag TGTGAATGACTGCATCTTGTTTGTGAATGATGTTGACGTGAGGGAGGTGACACATAGCCAGGCTGTGGAGGCTCTAAAGGAGGCAGGTGCTATAGTTCGCCTCTATGTTCTCCgcagaaaaccagcagcagaAAAAGTCACAGAAATCAAACTCATCAAAGGGCCTAAAG GTTTAGGTTTCAGCATTGCAGGAGGGGTTGGAAACCAGCACATACCTGGAGATAACAGCATCTATGTCACCAAGATCATTGAAGGAGGTGCAGCTCATAAAGATGGGCGCCTGCAGATTGGGGACAAGATATTAGCG gtgaacaaTGTGTGTCTGGAAGATGTGATGCATGAGGATGCGGTGGGGGCTCTGAAGAACACAGCCGAAGTGGTGTACCTCAGGGTGGCCAAGCCAAACAACCTGTTCCTGACCAACTCTTATAACCCCCCAGACCTCACCAGCA cgtACTCTCATATGGATACTGAACTCAGCCACACCAACTATCTGGGATCTGATTATCCTCAAGCTCTCACTCCCACTTCACCCAGTCGCTTTTCTCCTGTCCTGCACGGCATGATGGGAGACGATGACATCCCTAG GGAGCCTCGTAGAGTTCTGATTCACAGAGGCTCCACAGGTCTGGGGTTCAACATTGTtggaggagaagatggagaggggATCTTCATCTCTTTCATCCTGGCAGGGGGGCCAGCTGACCTGAGCGGAGAGCTGCACAAAGGCGACCAGATCCTCAGC GTGAATGGAGTGGACCTACGCATGGCCACACATGAACAGGCTGCTGCAGCGCTGAAGAACGCCGGCCAGACGGTGACCATCATCGCTCAGTACAGACCTGACG AATACAGTCGTTTTGAGGCCAAGATCCATGACTTGAGGGAACAGCTGATGAACAGCAGCATGGGATCTGGAACCACAACGTTGAGGAGCAACCCAAAGAGAGGCTTCTACATCAG GGCTCTTTTTGACTATGACAAGACTGCAGACTGTGGCTTCCTCAGTCAGGCACTGGGCTTCAGGTTTGGTGATGTGCTGCATGTGTTGGACTGCGGGGATGAGGAGTGGTGGCAGGCCCGTAAGGTCAGCCCCCAGAATGAAGCTGAGGAGGTCGGCTTCATCCCTAGCAAGCACAGGTCAGACACACT AGTGGAAAGAAAAGAGTGGTCTCGCATTAACACCAAGGAGAGG GACCATGGTCGAGACAGCTTGACCACTCAAG GGAGGGATAAAACCTCACACAGTTATGAGACAGTCACCCAAGTGGAAG TTCATTATGCGAGACCCATCATCATTCTGGGACCCGTAAAAGACAGGATAAATGATGACCTGTTGTCTGAGTTCCCTGATAAGTTTGGATCTTGTGTCCCAC ACACCACGCGGCCCAAGAGGGAGTATGAGGTGGATGGACGGGACTATCACTTTGTGTCATCCAGGGAGCAAATGGAAAAGGACATTCAGAGCCATCGGTTCATCGAGGCGGGTCAGTACAACAGCCACCTGTATGGCACCAGTGTCCAGAGTGTCCGTGAGGTGGCTgagcag CAAGGGAAGCACTGCATCCTGGATGTATCAGCCAATGCGGTGCGTAGACTACAAGCAGCTCAGCTTCACCCTATAGCCATCTTTGTCCGGCCCAAGTCGCTGGAGAATGTCTT AGAGATCAACACGCGTCTCACGGAAGAGCAGGCCAGGAAAGGGATGGACCGAGCCCTGAAACTTGAACAAGACTTCCTAGAGTGTTTCtcag CTGTTGTGGAAGGAGACAGCTTTGAAGAGGTCTACCACAAAGTAAAGACAGTGATCGAGGAGCAATCGGGGCCTTACATCTGGATCCCCACCCGGGAGAGGCTGTGA
- the LOC137605967 gene encoding disks large homolog 4-like isoform X2, with amino-acid sequence MKGRNKLPSLCPCVKYRYQDEETPPLEHSPAHLAPGKSAEMLHMSDKNLAAMEAIHGYTPHTHISPVKPVLMSTGHTPMYTSAVSTLGNTPPVVVNTDTLDGSPYVNGTEGEIEYEEITLERGNSGLGFSIAGGTDNPHVGDDPSIFITKIIPGGAAAQDGRLSVNDCILFVNDVDVREVTHSQAVEALKEAGAIVRLYVLRRKPAAEKVTEIKLIKGPKGLGFSIAGGVGNQHIPGDNSIYVTKIIEGGAAHKDGRLQIGDKILAVNNVCLEDVMHEDAVGALKNTAEVVYLRVAKPNNLFLTNSYNPPDLTSTYSHMDTELSHTNYLGSDYPQALTPTSPSRFSPVLHGMMGDDDIPREPRRVLIHRGSTGLGFNIVGGEDGEGIFISFILAGGPADLSGELHKGDQILSVNGVDLRMATHEQAAAALKNAGQTVTIIAQYRPDEYSRFEAKIHDLREQLMNSSMGSGTTTLRSNPKRGFYIRALFDYDKTADCGFLSQALGFRFGDVLHVLDCGDEEWWQARKVSPQNEAEEVGFIPSKHRSDTLVERKEWSRINTKERDHGRDSLTTQGRDKTSHSYETVTQVEVHYARPIIILGPVKDRINDDLLSEFPDKFGSCVPHTTRPKREYEVDGRDYHFVSSREQMEKDIQSHRFIEAGQYNSHLYGTSVQSVREVAEQQGKHCILDVSANAVRRLQAAQLHPIAIFVRPKSLENVLEINTRLTEEQARKGMDRALKLEQDFLECFSAVVEGDSFEEVYHKVKTVIEEQSGPYIWIPTRERL; translated from the exons AAGTACAGGTATCAGGATGAGGAGACGCCCCCCTTGGAGCACAGTCCAGCACATCTGGCTCCAGGGAAAAGTGCCGAGATGCTACATATGAGTGACAAGAACCTTGCTGCCATGGAGGCAATACATGgctacacaccacacacacacatctctcctgttAAG CCTGTGTTGATGTCCACAGGACACACTCCGATGTACACGTCTGCTGTTTCCACACTG gGAAATACTCCTCCAGTGGTGGTGAACACTGATACTCTTGATGGATCCCCATAC GTGAATGGGACAGAGGGGGAAATCGAGTATGAGGAGATCACACTGGAGAGA GGTAACTCAGGCCTTGGCTTTAGTATAGCAGGAGGAACAGACAACCCTCATGTGGGCGATGATCccagcatcttcatcaccaAAATCAtaccaggaggagcagcagctcaggaTGGACGGctgag TGTGAATGACTGCATCTTGTTTGTGAATGATGTTGACGTGAGGGAGGTGACACATAGCCAGGCTGTGGAGGCTCTAAAGGAGGCAGGTGCTATAGTTCGCCTCTATGTTCTCCgcagaaaaccagcagcagaAAAAGTCACAGAAATCAAACTCATCAAAGGGCCTAAAG GTTTAGGTTTCAGCATTGCAGGAGGGGTTGGAAACCAGCACATACCTGGAGATAACAGCATCTATGTCACCAAGATCATTGAAGGAGGTGCAGCTCATAAAGATGGGCGCCTGCAGATTGGGGACAAGATATTAGCG gtgaacaaTGTGTGTCTGGAAGATGTGATGCATGAGGATGCGGTGGGGGCTCTGAAGAACACAGCCGAAGTGGTGTACCTCAGGGTGGCCAAGCCAAACAACCTGTTCCTGACCAACTCTTATAACCCCCCAGACCTCACCAGCA cgtACTCTCATATGGATACTGAACTCAGCCACACCAACTATCTGGGATCTGATTATCCTCAAGCTCTCACTCCCACTTCACCCAGTCGCTTTTCTCCTGTCCTGCACGGCATGATGGGAGACGATGACATCCCTAG GGAGCCTCGTAGAGTTCTGATTCACAGAGGCTCCACAGGTCTGGGGTTCAACATTGTtggaggagaagatggagaggggATCTTCATCTCTTTCATCCTGGCAGGGGGGCCAGCTGACCTGAGCGGAGAGCTGCACAAAGGCGACCAGATCCTCAGC GTGAATGGAGTGGACCTACGCATGGCCACACATGAACAGGCTGCTGCAGCGCTGAAGAACGCCGGCCAGACGGTGACCATCATCGCTCAGTACAGACCTGACG AATACAGTCGTTTTGAGGCCAAGATCCATGACTTGAGGGAACAGCTGATGAACAGCAGCATGGGATCTGGAACCACAACGTTGAGGAGCAACCCAAAGAGAGGCTTCTACATCAG GGCTCTTTTTGACTATGACAAGACTGCAGACTGTGGCTTCCTCAGTCAGGCACTGGGCTTCAGGTTTGGTGATGTGCTGCATGTGTTGGACTGCGGGGATGAGGAGTGGTGGCAGGCCCGTAAGGTCAGCCCCCAGAATGAAGCTGAGGAGGTCGGCTTCATCCCTAGCAAGCACAGGTCAGACACACT AGTGGAAAGAAAAGAGTGGTCTCGCATTAACACCAAGGAGAGG GACCATGGTCGAGACAGCTTGACCACTCAAG GGAGGGATAAAACCTCACACAGTTATGAGACAGTCACCCAAGTGGAAG TTCATTATGCGAGACCCATCATCATTCTGGGACCCGTAAAAGACAGGATAAATGATGACCTGTTGTCTGAGTTCCCTGATAAGTTTGGATCTTGTGTCCCAC ACACCACGCGGCCCAAGAGGGAGTATGAGGTGGATGGACGGGACTATCACTTTGTGTCATCCAGGGAGCAAATGGAAAAGGACATTCAGAGCCATCGGTTCATCGAGGCGGGTCAGTACAACAGCCACCTGTATGGCACCAGTGTCCAGAGTGTCCGTGAGGTGGCTgagcag CAAGGGAAGCACTGCATCCTGGATGTATCAGCCAATGCGGTGCGTAGACTACAAGCAGCTCAGCTTCACCCTATAGCCATCTTTGTCCGGCCCAAGTCGCTGGAGAATGTCTT AGAGATCAACACGCGTCTCACGGAAGAGCAGGCCAGGAAAGGGATGGACCGAGCCCTGAAACTTGAACAAGACTTCCTAGAGTGTTTCtcag CTGTTGTGGAAGGAGACAGCTTTGAAGAGGTCTACCACAAAGTAAAGACAGTGATCGAGGAGCAATCGGGGCCTTACATCTGGATCCCCACCCGGGAGAGGCTGTGA